A genome region from Coffea arabica cultivar ET-39 chromosome 7e, Coffea Arabica ET-39 HiFi, whole genome shotgun sequence includes the following:
- the LOC113702276 gene encoding large ribosomal subunit protein eL39x, whose product MPSHKTFMIKKKLAKKQRQNRPIPYWIRMRTDNTIRYNAKRRHWRRTKLGF is encoded by the coding sequence ATGCCGTCCCACAAGACCTTCATGATAAAGAAGAAGCTGGCGAAGAAGCAGAGGCAGAACAGGCCCATCCCTTATTGGATCCGCATGCGCACTGACAACACCATCCGCTACAATGCCAAGCGCCGCCACTGGCGCCGTACCAAGCTCGGCTTTTAA
- the LOC140011385 gene encoding uncharacterized protein, with amino-acid sequence MAALQPSAEGQGMSPTGKKSFSQLFTQPAVSKIQITQASVYKGEAAVVFSKADADRLAAPFRWALVGKFSHGRPSLETTRKFFASLNLKDQVSIGLMDYRHVLIKCTAEADFNRIWTRGVWQLSKYPMRVFRWTRDFHVHRESSLVPIWVTLPTLPIHYFDKHSLFSILSPVGRPMFLDSATAAGTRPSVARVCVEIDIAKIIVSRVWVAVEGESGFWQRIVPENMPTYCSSCFRLGHSQGECKKNLIEDGMRHHHQQQGLILQGNNVQLSHPETVRKKAVVNESQDVRITDMIHEGGKQQIAVEVAAGSNMLAEEGDKIVHNDDQLNPLLVEGDEGRQKKNPMKEDAGPIMLEEEDDASVPKDSFISKPSSIFAEGQVAAMGDETDNIVIQALSQMDGSSNAHHGEQTIMSDQLDKQQANEKPGTHLPADNSLTFEHHHMAESNALDNIYVDLRGAEDDFVSTDNAVAGNLSPRLVVPPQQQLESSSDALNIDQPQRDDREFRQMRGKGVRARFTSDRQLSSDQHISLHVQNPLLPSPIIMSFVHAKCSVEERRELWCSLLNDKPTLHPWCIGGDFNVILAPHEKCGGRPFAIAEGADFMSFMEEAGVFDVGFSGSSFTWSNNRRSRARISKRLDRFLVNGACLDLSDAIFVLHLTRHPSDHAPLKISFATRLDNKPRPFRFLNVWTSKPELLEVIRQAWNQNVDGSPLRILCSKLLTTRRAIQSWNKQFFGNIMDTVHVAEIAVQRAEEMVDQNDSDECQIELNKAQAELRHALSIEEQFWRQKARVKWLKEGDRNSRYFHAVVKQRRVQGMIHCIKNSNGVWMDKEEDIASEAISYFNDLFTGPLDSFSDMLHLIPRMISPEDNGKLESLPTIEEVYQVVKSMDEESAAGPDGFTGKFFIFAWEVIKQDIHNAILSFFCGAELPRFITSTSIVLIPKMSNPQEFSHFRPISLCNFFNKLLSRILADRLAGMLPRIISPQQTGFVKGRNITENFLLAQEVVSGIGKRNRGGNVAMKLDMSKAYDRVAWGHIINVLRSFGFGEIFIDMVWRLLSNVWFSIIINGSSHGFFKSMRGLRQGDPLSPALFIIGAEVLSRGLNNLALQSGFLSFKVPYGCPDITHLAFADDILIFANGSALSLRAIMQVLEAYQRCSGQLINVQKSCYLVHPMLSTARRRVIHRITKFSYKPFPIYYLGFPLYFGRCKSSYFGGVCQSIIGRIQSWKSRLLSFGGKIVLIKHVLESMPVHLMSASVIPGKVFKIIEKTCSSFLWGSSLNESKFHWIRWSQLCYPVDEGGVGFRRLQDVYTAFSSKLWWNFRTRSSLWETFMKAKYCRGLHPCQVELKNKDSSIWRRMVNVSRQVEFSMLWVAKEGACHFWYDNWLGCGALFLQVPVNLELSFHNFINNGHWDVNLLYHTIPKEYVSYILQQPIPEEGSEVEVFWMPTTSGKFSIHSAFQDIRQTRNKSMVFASIWHPRIPFKVSFFMFRLLRGRIPIPDRLCELGFHLPSKCFCCPSASEESIEHLFSNGHTASVVWSYFGGLCGLSPGTSLRSRIVGWWLRSYDSELRRIMGRIIPTIICWQIWKARNKAMFEGAQMRSSAICQAIFLEIQSMVGIHFKQAIRSQSFRQLYDLPNFTVGRVAFKVIRWESKESGRFILNTDGCSKGNPGLGGGGGVLRDSTGLPLFGFSAYFGQTTSLHAEVRALLIGLQTCIQRGFGNICIQSDSLALVRIILRQIQCPWQITREVRQIRHFLEDATCLSHCYREANTVADALSNEGVSHPQQQVRDLRDNFFNGPIPREFGTSPALEYLYLDDNFLCEGIPDELGNISSLIELSVTNNQLSGQLPQQLGNLSNLDSLYLENNLFSGKLPPSLESLKNLVIFIIQGNDFSGRIPDFISKWQNLQELDLRGNNFEAPIPDAVSNMTNLIKLAMNDIVGADGHSFPRIPNYGSLQSLTLRKCSLTGPIPDHIWKLKSLTYL; translated from the exons ATGGCTGCCCTTCAGCCTTCGGCTGAGGGGCAAGGGATGTCTCCTACaggaaaaaaatctttttcTCAACTCTTTACACAACCGGCGGTATCTAAAATCCAGATCACGCAGGCATCAGTTTACAAGGGAGAAGCTGCTGTTGTTTTTTCAAAAGCAGACGCGGACAGACTTGCGGCACCTTTTCGATGGGCTTTGGTTGGAAAATTCTCTCACGGGCGACCTTCATTGGAAACTACTCGAAAGTTTTTTGCTTCATTAAACCTGAAAGACCAAGTTTCCATTGGATTGATGGATTACAGGCATGTTCTTATTAAATGCACTGCTGAAGCAGACTTTAACAGAATTTGGACGAGAGGAGTTTGGCAATTGAGCAAATATCCAATGCGTGTATTCAGATGGACCAGGGATTTCCATGTGCATAGGGAGTCTTCGTTGGTACCGATTTGGGTAACTCTTCCGACTCTCCCTATTCATTATTTTGATAAACATTCTTTGTTCTCCATATTGTCACCAGTAGGAAGACCCATGTTCTTGGATTCAGCAACGGCTGCTGGAACACGTCCTAGTGTGGCCAGAGTGTGTGTTGAGATCGATATAGCGAAAATCATCGTGTCTAGGGTCTGGGTTGCTGTAGAAGGGGAATCTGGTTTTTGGCAACGTATTGTTCCAGAGAACATGCCAACTTATTGTTCATCTTGCTTCCGTTTGGGTCATTCTCAAGGGGagtgcaaaaagaatttgattgAGGATGGAATGCGGCATCATCATCAGCAGCAAGGATTAATTTTACAAGGGAATAACGTTCAGTTGTCCCACCCTGAAACGGTCCGTAAAAAAGCTGTTGTGAATGAATCTCAGGATGTGCGAATTACAGATATGATTCATGAAGGTGGAAAACAACAGATTGCAGTAGAGGTAGCTGCTGGTTCTAATATGTTGGCCGAGGAAGGAGATAAAATAGTTCATAATGACGACCAGCTCAATCCACTGTTGGTTGAAGGAGATGAAGGCAGGcagaaaaaaaatcctatgaAGGAGGACGCTGGTCCTATTATgcttgaagaggaagatgacgCATCAGTTCCTAAAGACTCATTCATAAGCAAACCAAGTTCAATTTTTGCTGAAGGCCAAGTTGCTGCTATGGGAGATGAAACCGACAACATTGTTATCCAAGCACTTTCGCAAATGGATGGTTCATCGAATGCACATCATGGGGAACAAACAATAATGAGTGACCAGCTGGATAAGCAACAAGCAAATGAGAAACCAGGGACCCATCTTCCAGCAGACAACTCATTGACATTTGAGCATCATCACATGGCCGAAAGTAATGCATTGGACAATATTTATGTTGACTTGCGTGGGGCTGAGGATGATTTTGTTTCCACAGACAATGCAGTTGCGGGCAATTTGTCTCCAAGATTGGTGGTCCCACCTCAGCAGCAGCTGGAATCATCAAGTGACGCTTTAAATATTGATCAACCACAAAGGGATGACCGTGAGTTCCGACAAATGCGAGGAAAGGGTGTTCGTGCCCGATTTACATCCGACAGACAATTAAG TTCAGACCAGCATATTTCTCTACATGTTCAAAACCCGTTGCTTCCTAGTCCAATTATCATGTCCTTTGTTCATGCAAAGTGTTCGGTGGAGGAGCGTCGAGAATTATGGTGTTCATTGTTAAATGATAAACCTACATTACATCCTTGGTGTATTGGGGGGGACTTTAACGTCATTTTGGCACCTCACGAAAAATGTGGAGGACGTCCATTTGCTATAGCAGAAGGAGCTGATTTCATGTCTTTCATGGAGGAGGCTGGGGTCTTTGATGTAGGGTTTTCAGGATCAAGTTTCACGTGGTCTAATAATCGGAGGAGTAGAGCTCGGATTTCAAAAAGGTTGGACAGATTTTTAGTCAATGGGGCTTGTTTGGATCTCTCTGACGCCATTTTTGTACTCCATTTGACAAGACACCCTTCGGATCATGCTCCGTTGAAGATTTCATTTGCAACTAGGTTGGATAATAAGCCACGCCCTTTCCGTTTTTTGAATGTTTGGACATCCAAACCTGAACTCTTAGAGGTGATTCGCCAAGCTTGGAATCAAAATGTTGATGGATCTCCATTGCGAATCTTATGCTCTAAATTATTGACAACGAGAAGGGCTATTCAATCATGGAACAAGCAATTCTTTGGTAACATCATGGACACTGTGCATGTTGCGGAAATTGCGGTACAACGAGCAGAGGAGATGGTTGATCAAAATGACTCAGACGAATGCCAGATTGAGTTAAATAAGGCTCAAGCGGAGCTCCGTCATGCACTGTCAATTGAAGAGCAGTTTTGGAGGCAAAAGGCTAGAGTCAAATGGCTTAAAGAGGGAGATAGGAATTCACGGTATTTTCATGCGGTGGTAAAGCAAAGACGTGTTCAAGGAATGATACATTGCATCAAAAATTCCAATGGAGTTTGGATGGACAAGGAGGAGGACATAGCAAGTGAAGcaatatcatattttaatgATCTTTTCACGGGTCCTTTGGACTCTTTTTCAGATATGTTGCACCTAATTCCTCGTATGATTTCTCCAGAGGACAATGGAAAGCTGGAGTCACTGCCTACGATCGAGGAGGTATATCAAGTAGTAAAATCAATGGATGAGGAAAGTGCTGCTGGCCCGGATGGTTTCAcaggaaaattttttatatttgcgTGGGAAGTGATCAAACAAGATATTCATAATGCAATACTCAGTTTTTTCTGTGGGGCAGAGTTACCTCGGTTTATCACTTCTACCTCGATCGTACTAATTCCAAAGATGTCAAATCCTCAAGAATTTTCTCATTTCAGACCAATCAGTCTATGTAACTTTTTCAATAAGTTGCTTTCCCGGATCTTGGCGGATAGACTGGCTGGAATGTTGCCAAGAATAATTTCCCCCCAGCAAACAGGCTTTGTGAAGGGTCGTAATATAACGGAAAATTTTCTACTGGCTCAGGAGGTGGTTTCGGGTATTGGAAAAAGGAATAGAGGTGGTAATGTGGCTATGAAGCTAGATATGtctaaggcatatgaccggGTCGCTTGGGGTCATATCATCAATGTCCTGagaagttttggatttggggaAATATTTATTGATATGGTATGGCGCTTGCTTTCTAATGTTTGGTTTTCAATTATTATTAATGGGTCTTCACATGGTTTCTTTAAGTCCATGAGAGGACTTCGTCAGGGTGACCCTTTATCACCTGCGCTATTCATTATCGGAGCTGAAGTATTGTCTAGAGGATTGAACAACCTTGCACTGCAATCGGGCTTTTTGAGTTTCAAAGTTCCATATGGTTGTCCAGATATAACTCACTTGGCGTTTGCGGATGATATTCTCATATTTGCAAATGGATCCGCCTTGTCTCTAAGGGCGATCATGCAGGTGTTAGAGGCGTATCAAAGATGTTCGGGACAACTTATTAATGTGCAAAAAAGTTGTTACTTGGTCCATCCAATGTTGTCAACGGCGAGACGGAGGGTGATTCATCGTATCACAAAGTTTTCCTACAAGCCTTTTCCGATATATTATTTAGGGTTTCCGCTCTACTTTGGAAGATGTAAATCATCATATTTTGGAGGAGTGTGCCAGTCTATTATAGGGAGGATTCAATCATGGAAATCAAGGTTACTTTCCTTCGGAGGCAAGATAGTCCTAATCAAGCATGTCTTGGAATCAATGCCAGTGCATCTAATGTCAGCATCTGTGATCCCGGGTAAGGTGTTTAAAATCATTGAAAAAACCTGCTCATCCTTCCTTTGGGGATCATCACTCAACGAATCAAAGTTTCACTGGATAAGATGGTCTCAACTATGTTATCCGGTTGATGAGGGCGGAGTTGGTTTCCGGAGACTACAAGACGTATACACAGCATTTTCTTCCAAGCTATGGTGGAATTTCCGAACAAGATCGTCGCTATGGGAGACATTCATGAAAGCAAAGTACTGCAGAGGTCTTCATCCTTGTCAGGTAGAACTCAAAAATAAGGACTCCTCAATATGGCGGAGGATGGTAAATGTGAGCCGACAAGTGGAGTTTTCTATGTTATGGGTTGCAAAAGAGGGGGCGTGTCATTTTTGGTATGATAACTGGCTAGGATGTGGTGCTTTGTTCTTACAAGTGCCAGTTAACCTAGAGTTGTCATTCCATAATTTCATAAACAATGGTCACTGGGATGTGAACCTTTTATATCACACAATACCAAAGGAGTATGTGTCCTACATATTACAACAACCCATTCCGGAAGAAGGGAGTGAAGTGGAAGTCTTTTGGATGCCTACAacatctggaaaattttccatacATTCAGCGTTTCAAGATATTAGGCAGACTCGAAATAAGTCGATGGTTTttgcttcgatttggcatcctCGTATCCCTTTCaaagtttcattttttatgTTCAGATTGTTGCGAGGAAGGATACCGATACCAGATAGGCTATGTGAACTTGGTTTTCATTTACCGTCCAAGTGTTTCTGTTGTCCTTCGGCATCCGAGGAGTCTATTGAGCATTTATTCTCCAACGGCCACACAGCGTCGGTAgtttggagttattttggaggattATGTGGATTAAGCCCAGGAACTTCTTTGCGCTCTCGTATAGTAGGGTGGTGGTTGAGGTCGTATGATTCTGAGTTACGGCGGATTATGGGCCGAATTATTCCTACTATTATTTGTTGGCAAATTTGGAAggcaagaaataaagcaatgttTGAAGGTGCTCAAATGCGATCATCTGCAATTTGCCAAgcaattttcttggaaattcagTCCATGGTAGGGATTCATTTCAAACAAGCAATCCGATCACAGTCCTTCCGACAACTGTATGATTTGCCGAATTTTACTGTTGGAAGGGTTGCCTTCAAAGTTATTCGCTGGGAGTCAAAGGAGTCAGGGCGGTTTATACTAAATACAGATGGTTGTTCTAAGGGTAATCCAGGACtgggtggaggtggtggtgttCTAAGGGATTCAACGGGATTACCACTCTTTGGTTTCTCGGCCTATTTTGGACAAACTACAAGTCTCCATGCAGAAGTTCGGGCACTTCTCATTGGTCTTCAAACGTGTATACAAAGGGGATTTGGGAATATATGTATACAATCGGACTCATTGGCCTTAGTTCGAATTATTCTTCGTCAAATTCAGTGTCCATGGCAGATTACAAGGGAGGTCAGACAGATTCGGCATTTTTTGGAGGACGCAACTTGTTTATCACATTGTTATCGGGAGGCTAACACAGTTGCTGATGCGTTGTCCAATGAGGGGGTATCTCATCCACAACAACAAGTCAG